The Chloroflexota bacterium DNA window AACTCAATACCCATTTTCAGGCCGAAGGTCAGCAGGGAGATAATCCCGATGAGGATAATCCCTCCCGATATCAGAAAGAACCGAAACCTTTTGCCGATAATGTCAAACATTTCTTTTACCCACCGATACGCTGAAAAGGTGTGTTTTCTTCGACAGGGGACCGCCGACGAACAGGCGCAGCATGGTGCGGGTCACCACGATGGCGGAGAACATGCTAACGGCAACACCGATACCCAATGTAACAGCAAAACCTTTTACCGCTGCCCCACCGACAATGCTATTCCCTACCCAGAACAGTATGATACATACAATAAAAGTGGTAATATTACTATCCCGGATGGCGTTCCAGGCGCGGTTGAAACCGGCTTCGATAGCCGCCCCGAGAGTACGCCCGGTGCGTATTTCCTCCTTCATCCGCTCGAAGATGAGCACATTGGCATCCACCGCCATGCCGATGGAGAGAATAAAACCGCCAAGCCCGGCTAACGTTAGAACAACACCAAACAGCTTGAATACGGCTAATACGACAGCGCCATAGAATACCAAAGCAAGACAGGCCAGAAAGCCGGAAACGCGGTAGTAGGCCATCATGAAGAGCATCACCAGTATGATGCCGATGATGCCCGCCTTCACGCTCATATCGATAAAATCGGCACCCAGAATGGGAGAGACGGTCTGGTCGTAAATCGGGGTCAGCGGCAGCGGAATGCGCCCGGCATTGAGCAGCTGGGAAAGCTCCTGTGCTTCATTCAGGCTCAGGCCTTCAATCTGTCCGCTTTCAGAAATCTTGGAGCGGACGATAGGGGCAATCGGCTCACCGTCGTCACCAAGCAAGGGTTCCCCGCTGAGGAAAATGCCCAGCGGCTCCCCAATGAGCCGGCCGGTAACCTCCTCAGATATCTGCTTCCCCTCGCTATTCCACTCGAAAATAAGCAGCACCTCGCCGAATTCACCAGTTCTGACATAGGCATTTTCTCTGAAGTAGGAACTGTTAAGCTCCTTTTCCTGTCCGTTTATTATAGCTGTAGCCGGTATCCATTCCTCCTCCCCATCCCCCTTTATTTTCGACTCGCGGAATTCGATGAGCGCCGTCTGACCGATGAGTTTCTTTGCCTTATCAGCCTCGCTGATACCTGGCAGGTCCACAAGGATGCGGTCAGCGCCCTGCCTCTGAATCACCGGCTCGGTTACCCCGAGTATGTTGATTCGCCGCTCGATGACGGCAACGGCACCAGCCATAGCCTCGTCCTCTGTTCCCGGCTCTACTGTAGAGAAGTCGGCCTGATAGACCATGTGGATGCCGCCCCGCAGGTCAAGGCCCAGGCGCATTGCCTCCCGACCCCACAGCGGATAGATGAGGGCCATAATGGCAAAGGCGAAAAGGGCCATGACTATGGATACGGTAATCAGGTTTTTCGTGGTCATTTTCCTATAACGCTACTTATCCTTTGGCAAAGTGATATTCAGGGTATGCTCAATATAGTTCAAAACTTCATCTCGCGTGGTCACCTCTCCGGCCGCCTGTGCCTCACGTATCGCTTCAAGTATCTCCGCGAAGCGTGGCCCCGGACTCAAGCCGAAAATATCGATTAAATCGTGACCATCAACGAGCTTCGGTGGTACGGTCAGCTTCTCTTCCTCTGCGTGTTTGGCCAGCACGTATTCCACAACTTCCGTGTGCTCCCGCCAGTGAGCCAGGTCCAGATGTTTTCCCCTCGCGGCCAGATGGTCGGCCAGGCTGAGGAAAAGGATATCAATCCCAGCCTCTCCAGTATCCCGGAAATAGCGGTAAATCGCCCGATTGGTCGGCAGTCCTTCCTGACTCATCTGCGTTGGCCGGAGGTGGTACTTCACCATCGCCTCCACCAGCTTTATCTCTCTGGTGCTGAACCTCAGCCTCTCCATAATATCGGTTACCGTGAGGGCTCCCTCACCGGGATGACCGAGAAAACGCGTCCGACCGCTCTCCTCAACCGTCCTGGTCTGCGGTTTGGCGATATCGTGCAGCAGCGCCGCCAGTCTAAGCAGCGACTTTCTCGTGCTGCCGTAACCAACCTCACGCGAAAAGTGCTGTGCCAGTTCCTCCGACCAGGGAACGGCTTCCAGGGCTTCCCTGACAGCATACTCCCAGTCTCCCTCCCTCAGTAGAAAATCGACCGCCTTCACTGTGCGTAGCGAGTGCTCAAATACATCCCAGTAATGCTCCTTTGGTTGTGTTACCCCTTTTGTCTGTGCCAGCTCGGGGAATATATTGCCCAGCAGCCCCAAACCTTCAAGGTAAGCGAGGTGCTGTCCGCTGCGTGGTAAAACCTGCAGCCGGAGAAGTTCTTCCCTTACCCGCTCGCCGGCTACATTGCTTATCAGATGAGCATATTTCTGGACGAGCGACTCGGTATCTTCCTGTATTTTGAAGGAAAGCTCAGCCGATAGACGGACCGCCCGCAGGAGACGGACCGGGTCGGCGACAAAGGCCGACTCGCTTACCACCTTTATAACGCCATTATTGAGGTCTTCCTGCCCGCGGAGCGGGTCGATGAGCGGCGGCGACTGTGGATGACGAATTAGTTCTTCCAGCTCAATGGCCATGGCATCGATGGTAAAGTCCCGCCGCGCCAGGTCCTGCTCGATGCCGCCCTCAATTGTGGAAAAATCGAGCGCCCACTTTCTGTCCTCGACGATGAACACCACCCTGCCTACCCTGTTCTCTTCATCAAGGGGGATGTATTTGCCCCCCAGTTCGTCAGCTATTTCGGCAGCCACTTCGAGTGCATTGTGAGCCACGGCAATGTCGATATCTTCCACCCCACGCCCGAGCAGCAGGTCACGCACCATGCCGCCGGCAAGATACGTGGTTATCCCCCGGGCGGCAAGATAGTGATGAACTCGGGTCAACAGGGACAGAATGTCTGGTGCAATCGATATTTTCACTTCCGACGTCACTAAAGAGTACATCCGTTAAATGATACTGGAAGCAGCGTATTTTATCAAGTCTGGCTCGCTTGACGCTGGCCGCCGAAGTTGTTTAAGATGGGCCAATGGCAGTCAGACGTCCTCGGTTTTCTTATGCGTGGGTTATTGTGGGCATCATCATCGTCAGCATGACGCTCATTTATGGCATCAGGCATTCCTTCTCCGTCTTTTTCCCCTCCATTCTGGAAGAGTTCGGCTGGAGCCGCGGCAGTACCGCTTTCATGCTTTCCCTGAACCTGCTCGTTTATGGTTTTGTGGCGCCATTTACGGGCAGTCTTGGAGACCGCTGGAAACCACAGCGTGTCATGCCTATCGGCCTTATCATTCTGGGTCTGGCAACGGCGGGATGTGCCTTTGCCCGGGAACTATGGCATTTCTATTTGCTTCTCGGCGTTGTTGCACCAATCGGTATGGCCTCCGCCGGCTGGCCTCTGCTGGCTCCGACGCTGGCAAACTGGTTTGCCCGCAAGCGTGGTCTGGCCATGGGACTCGCTCAGACAGGCGCCGGCCTCAGTTTCACCTACGGCATGTACGCCGAGTTCGCCATATCGCAGGTGGGCTGGCGTTACGCCTACTTTGTCCTGGCGGGCACGCTGGGTGCCGTACTCCTGCCGCTCTATCTCCTCTTCTTCCATTTCCGACCGGAAAACAAGGGACTGAAACCCTACGGAGCGGAGGAACTGGCAACGGCCAGGGATGAAACACCGGACGTGTCTGAGACCAACCACGCCATGTCACGCGACTGGACACTCAGGCAGGCAATGGGCACCTACCAGCTCTGGTTCCTGATGCTGACTTACTTCCTCTTCTGGGGCATTGGCACCTATCTGGTAATCTCGCATCAGGTCAAATTTGCCGAAGACGTTGGCTACAGCAGCACTTTTGCCGCCTCAATCTTCGCCCTTTATGGCATTTGCCTGGTTGGAGGGACACTTTCCGCCGGCATATCGGACCTTATCGGCAGGGAGAGGACAATTACGTTCGCCAGTACGCTGATGGTCCTCGCCCTTATAGCACTGGTTTCAGTAAATGACACTTCCCGGCCATGGCTGCTATATGTCTACGCTATATGCTTTGGCTATGGAGGCGGCTTTTTCACTCCCACCATGACCGCCGGCGCGGCGGACATCTTCCACGGGAAGCACTTCGGCGCCATTGCCGGCATACTGCTTACCGGCATGGGAATCGGGGGAGTGATTGGGCCATGGCTGGGCGGCTATATATACGATGTTACCGGAAGCTACACCAGCGCCTTTTCCCTCTGCATGGCGGCCTTCGCCCTCGCCTGCACCGCCTTCTGGATTGCCGCGCCGAGAAATGCAGCTAAATTAAACGCGGAGAGAATGAAAATACCAACACCATCTGGTTAGTGTCATTGCCATGTTACTCAAGAGGGACAAACCGGTAGACAACCAGACTTTGGACCGCCTGGCCGATGGTGCAGCCGACCTGACTATCAAGGCGGAGAAAATCGTGGTCTTCACCGGCGCCGGTGTCAGCACGGAATCGGGCATACCCGATTTCCGCAGCCCGGGCGGCATCTGGGACCGCTTTGACCCCGACGATTTCACCTACCAGAAATTCATCCGTGATGCCAGCGCCCGACGAAAGCAGTGGCAGTTGCTCTGGAAAGAGCGCCTGACGGAGACGGTGAAGCCAAATCCCGCCCACCACGCCATTGCCGAACTTCACAGACTGGGCAAACTCGACTGCGTGATTACCCAGAACGTGGACAGCCTGCACCAGGCCGCCGGCGTCCCCGATGGTAAGGTGTTTGAGCTGCACGGCAGCATGCGCCGGGTGATATGCCTGCAGTGCGGTCGTAAGTATCCCATGTCGGAGATAAAAGAGAGATTATATGCCGGCGAGGATGTCCCCGATTGCCAGTCATGCCACGGCATACTGAAGCCGGACATCGTCCTTTTCGGTGAGGCACTGCCAGATGCAGTCTTTTCGGAAGCAGCACGTCGCGCCGAGCAGTGCGACCTTTTTATCGTCGTCGGCTCAAGCCTGGTCGTTTACCCCGCGGCACTGATACCCGGCTATGCCGTAGATGCTGGCGCCAGGCTGGTCATCGTAAACCTGAGCGAAACGCCGATGGACGACCGGGCAACTATAATCATCAGGGCCAAAGCCGGCGAAGCCATGTCACGTATAATGCAGAAGCTGGCCGAAAAGGGAAACGGTTGAATTGATGTTACTCTTCAACTATAATTTAGTGGCTCGTAAATCCAACGCTTCTTGATACTCATTGATGAAAGCTAGACTTGCCAACAAGGTACTATCTGGAGATACCATCGCCGCCGCCAAGCTCATCAGCGGCATAGCCGACGAAGTGCCCAGCGCCTTCGAGGAGATGAGCCATATCTATCCCCATACCGGAAAGGCGTACATTGTCGGTATTACCGGGTCACCGGGTGCCGGCAAGAGCACCCTGACCAGCAATCTTATCAGCCAGTTCCGTAAAGAGCGCATGACCATCGGCGTTATCGCCATTGACCCCACGAGCGCCTTCACCGGCGGGGCACTGCTGGGCGACAGGGTCCGAATGCAGCAGCACGGCGAGGACAAGGACGTCTTTATCCGGAGCCTGGCCACGCGTGGTTTGCAGGGCGGCCTGGCCAAGGCCGCCATCGGGACGATTCACATCATGGACGCGATGGGCAAGGACATCATTCTAGTTGAGACCGTGGGCTCCGGGCAGATAGAAATAGATATCACCAAAGTGGCCGATACCACTTTATTTGTCATGACACCGGGAGCAGGAGACGCCATTCAGATGATGAAAGCGGGCATCCTGGAAGCCACCGATATTTTTGTCATCAACAAAGCGGACAAGGGAGGCGCTGACATTGTCCAAACCGACCTCCAGGCAATGCTCTCGATGAGGGACTGGCTTCCTGACGAATGGCAACCCGGCATCATCCTCACCGAGGCCATCCATAACAAGGGGACCATAGAACTGGCCGCCGAAATATCAAAGCATCGAGAGTATCTCACCAGCACCGGCGAGCTGAAAAAACGGCAGAAAGGGAGATTGAAGCTGGAACTGATGGAAACGGTGGAAAGATTCGTCAGAGACAGCATTACGAGCATTGACCACGGCGACTACCTGGCCAAACTCATTGATGCCCTGGTCAGGGGAAAAACGAATCCCCAGGCGGCTGCCCAGCAGCTGGTCAATCGTCTGGCCAGTGAGCTTGGCCAGATACAAAACCGCAGTAAAAAACAGCGTAAAACAGCTTGATATGATAGACGAAATCCACAACAATTGACTTCTTTAGGAGGTAGAGATGGATTTTTCCCTC harbors:
- the secD gene encoding protein translocase subunit SecD: MTTKNLITVSIVMALFAFAIMALIYPLWGREAMRLGLDLRGGIHMVYQADFSTVEPGTEDEAMAGAVAVIERRINILGVTEPVIQRQGADRILVDLPGISEADKAKKLIGQTALIEFRESKIKGDGEEEWIPATAIINGQEKELNSSYFRENAYVRTGEFGEVLLIFEWNSEGKQISEEVTGRLIGEPLGIFLSGEPLLGDDGEPIAPIVRSKISESGQIEGLSLNEAQELSQLLNAGRIPLPLTPIYDQTVSPILGADFIDMSVKAGIIGIILVMLFMMAYYRVSGFLACLALVFYGAVVLAVFKLFGVVLTLAGLGGFILSIGMAVDANVLIFERMKEEIRTGRTLGAAIEAGFNRAWNAIRDSNITTFIVCIILFWVGNSIVGGAAVKGFAVTLGIGVAVSMFSAIVVTRTMLRLFVGGPLSKKTHLFSVSVGKRNV
- a CDS encoding HD domain-containing protein, whose amino-acid sequence is MKISIAPDILSLLTRVHHYLAARGITTYLAGGMVRDLLLGRGVEDIDIAVAHNALEVAAEIADELGGKYIPLDEENRVGRVVFIVEDRKWALDFSTIEGGIEQDLARRDFTIDAMAIELEELIRHPQSPPLIDPLRGQEDLNNGVIKVVSESAFVADPVRLLRAVRLSAELSFKIQEDTESLVQKYAHLISNVAGERVREELLRLQVLPRSGQHLAYLEGLGLLGNIFPELAQTKGVTQPKEHYWDVFEHSLRTVKAVDFLLREGDWEYAVREALEAVPWSEELAQHFSREVGYGSTRKSLLRLAALLHDIAKPQTRTVEESGRTRFLGHPGEGALTVTDIMERLRFSTREIKLVEAMVKYHLRPTQMSQEGLPTNRAIYRYFRDTGEAGIDILFLSLADHLAARGKHLDLAHWREHTEVVEYVLAKHAEEEKLTVPPKLVDGHDLIDIFGLSPGPRFAEILEAIREAQAAGEVTTRDEVLNYIEHTLNITLPKDK
- a CDS encoding MFS transporter; the encoded protein is MAVRRPRFSYAWVIVGIIIVSMTLIYGIRHSFSVFFPSILEEFGWSRGSTAFMLSLNLLVYGFVAPFTGSLGDRWKPQRVMPIGLIILGLATAGCAFARELWHFYLLLGVVAPIGMASAGWPLLAPTLANWFARKRGLAMGLAQTGAGLSFTYGMYAEFAISQVGWRYAYFVLAGTLGAVLLPLYLLFFHFRPENKGLKPYGAEELATARDETPDVSETNHAMSRDWTLRQAMGTYQLWFLMLTYFLFWGIGTYLVISHQVKFAEDVGYSSTFAASIFALYGICLVGGTLSAGISDLIGRERTITFASTLMVLALIALVSVNDTSRPWLLYVYAICFGYGGGFFTPTMTAGAADIFHGKHFGAIAGILLTGMGIGGVIGPWLGGYIYDVTGSYTSAFSLCMAAFALACTAFWIAAPRNAAKLNAERMKIPTPSG
- a CDS encoding Sir2 family NAD-dependent protein deacetylase — its product is MLLKRDKPVDNQTLDRLADGAADLTIKAEKIVVFTGAGVSTESGIPDFRSPGGIWDRFDPDDFTYQKFIRDASARRKQWQLLWKERLTETVKPNPAHHAIAELHRLGKLDCVITQNVDSLHQAAGVPDGKVFELHGSMRRVICLQCGRKYPMSEIKERLYAGEDVPDCQSCHGILKPDIVLFGEALPDAVFSEAARRAEQCDLFIVVGSSLVVYPAALIPGYAVDAGARLVIVNLSETPMDDRATIIIRAKAGEAMSRIMQKLAEKGNG
- the meaB gene encoding methylmalonyl Co-A mutase-associated GTPase MeaB, translated to MKARLANKVLSGDTIAAAKLISGIADEVPSAFEEMSHIYPHTGKAYIVGITGSPGAGKSTLTSNLISQFRKERMTIGVIAIDPTSAFTGGALLGDRVRMQQHGEDKDVFIRSLATRGLQGGLAKAAIGTIHIMDAMGKDIILVETVGSGQIEIDITKVADTTLFVMTPGAGDAIQMMKAGILEATDIFVINKADKGGADIVQTDLQAMLSMRDWLPDEWQPGIILTEAIHNKGTIELAAEISKHREYLTSTGELKKRQKGRLKLELMETVERFVRDSITSIDHGDYLAKLIDALVRGKTNPQAAAQQLVNRLASELGQIQNRSKKQRKTA